Part of the Micromonospora rhizosphaerae genome is shown below.
CAGGCAGCCACCTGATCGGCGGTGACGGCCGTGTTCGGTGCGGCCGTCAGATAGTGCTTGGCGATGTGTGGGATGTCGGTGACCCGGGTTTCCTGCGTGTCATGCAGCACGCACATCATCGACACCCGGGCGGGATCGGCGCCTTCCATGGCGGCCAGCATCATGCCGATCAGCGCGGTCCGGAACGAGTGCTCCGCGATCGACTCCGGGTGCTTGACTCCCGCGAACCACCACCCGGTCCGGGCTGCTCGCTTGAGCACGCCGGCTTCGAAGATGAAGGTCATCGCGCCGGTGAGGTGCTGGTCGTCGCTCATCTGGTCGTCCCTGTGCCGGAAAGCCCGCCGGTGCGCGGGCCGTAGATGATAGACGTTAGTTCCCGGCGGGGCTGCTCCGAGACCTGAATCGCCATCCAGCGGGGCGAGCCGGCCAGTGCGACCGCCGGAGGAACTCTCAGGCCGTCGGCGCGACGGCATGGGCAGGCCGGGCGCGCGGACCTCGGTGGCGGCCGGCGTCCGCCGCACATCCGCCCGCCGGTCCGTCAGGCGGTGGCCCGTACCTCCTCGCCGGGCTGGTCCGCCGGCTCCCCGGCCGCCCCTTCGACGGCCGCCTCCTCCTCGGCCGCATCCTCCGTGGACGTCCGCGCGGCGAACGCGTCGAAGGTCGCGAGCTCCGGGGGCACCGGGTCGGCGGAGGAAGGGTCGTCGGGGGAGAACTCGGCGGCGGGCCGCGGGGTCACCTGCGGGTACTCGGCGGTCTCCACGCCGCCCGCGGCGGCCGCCATCACCGCCGCGGCGGCGAGGTCGGCAACCCGCTTCGCCTCCCGCCGCACCCGGGCGCGGACCTCCTTGGCGTGCTGCTCGGCGGAGTCGGCAGCCCGGCGCGCCTCGCTCAGCCGGTTCGTCTCGGCGGTCAGGTCTCGGCGGACCTGGAGGAGACGCTCCTCCAGGTCGGCGCCCTCCTGCTCGATTGCGGAGAACTCCTGCCGCGTCCGGTCGAGCTGCTGGCCGGCGGTCTCCAGTTCGGACCGGAGCTGGGCCAGCGCCTCCTGCCGCTGCTGGATCTCCTGCTGCACGGTGGCCAGCTGCTCCTGGTTCGCGGTCGCCTGCTCGTCGGCGCGCTCGCGCACCTCGGTGGCGTACTGCTGAGCCTCGGCGACCAGCGCGGCAATGTCCCGCTCGGCAGCCGCGGCTCGGTCGGCCAGCTCCTGCTCGGCGGCGCTCCGCCGCTCCTCCAGCTCGCGGGCCATGGTGGCCTGCCACTTGGCCAGTTCCTGCTGGGCCTTGCTCCGGTTCGCCTGCACCTCCTGCTGAATCTGGGTGCGCGCCGCCTTCACCAGCGCCTCGGACGCGGAGCGAGCCTGCTCGACCTGCTGGGCGCTCTGCTCGGCGATCCGCTTCGCCTCCTGCTGAGCGCGCTCGTGGACGGCCTGACCCTCGGCCCGCAGCTTCTCCGCCGTCTCGCGGATCCCGGCGAGCTCGGCCTGCGCGGCGGCCCGTTGCTCCTCGTCCGCCTTCTCCTCCTCCGCACGGCGCGCGGACAGCTCCTCGTCGAGCTCACGCAGCTCCCGGGCGGCCTCCTCCCGCGCGGCGGTGAGCATCTTCTCCGCCTGGGCCTGCAGGTCGGCGGCCCGCTTGGTCGCGGCCTCGGCGATCGTGCCAGCCTGCTTTTCGGCCAGGTCCAGGATCTGGTCGACCATCGGACCGAGGTCGCGGAAGGACGCCCGGTCCACCTGCGCCGGACGCTGCCGCAGCTCGGCCACCTCGGCCTGCAGCCGCTGGACCTGCCTGGTCAGCTCCTGGACCTGGGCGTACGCCCGGTCCCGGTCGGCCGTCAGCGCCGACAGCTCGCCGTCCATCTGGTCGACGTGCCGGTCCACCTGCCGCTTGTCGTAGCCGCGCAGCGCGAGCTCGAAATGCGGCCGTGCGGAGACGTCGTCGTGTGGTGCGAACGGTTCCTCGCCGTTGGACATGCGCCATCCTCCGTCGGATCGCCAGCGCCAGGCCGGCGGATGACCGGCCCGCAGGGCATGATGAGGCGCAACGGTACCGCCCTCCGGAACGGCCCGTTGGCCTGCCCCACCACCCTCCCGGCGCGGTTTCGATCGGCATGGGCGGCCGACGCCCGTCGGGTCAGGTCGTGGCCGGTTGCAGGGTCGGTTCGTCGTCGACCGCCGCCGGTGCCGCCCGCCGGATCGGGGTGCACAGCCCGCCGACGGCCACCAGCAGGCAACCCGCGCCGGCGACCAGGCAGACCGTGCTGACGCCGTACCGGCCGGCCGCCCAGGTCAGCGCCGCGGCGCCGGCCGGGCCGAGGGAGAAGTGGGTGCTCCAGAAGGCGGAGGTGACCCGGCCCAGCAGGTGATCGGGAGTGATCTCCTGGCGCAGCGACATGGAGCAGATCCCACCGATGCTGACGCAGCAGAGGTAGCCGGCGGCCACGACGGTGACGGCTGGCACGCTGCCGGTCAGCCCGAGGCCGGCGATGGCGACGCCGCAGACCGCGTGGGCGCCGATCCAGGTGACGCCGAACCCGCGGCGACGCCGCAGCGGGGCCACCAGCAGCGCCCCCGCTACCGTGCCGAGGGTGGCGAGGCCGAGCACCGTGCCGACCGTCCGGTCGGAGCCGCCGAGGTCGTGTCGTACGTGGTAGATGAGCACGTCGGTGAGACCGAACGTCAGGAAGACGAAGACCGACAGCAGGACGGTCAGCGACCGCAGCACCGGCTGCCGCCAGAGGAATCGGGCGCCGGCCAGGAACTCGACCAGCGCCTTCTCCCGCCTCGGAGCGGCCTCGTCCGTGTCCGGGCTCCGGAGCCGGACGAGCCAGAGGCCCGCGGCGGAGAGCGCGAAGCTCGCCGCGTTGATGCCGACGGCCGCGGCGGGCCCGAACCGGGCCGACACCAGGCCGGCCAGCACCGGCCCGACCACGGCGGTGGCCGCCCAGGTCGCGTGCAGCCGCCCGTTGGCCTCCGTGATGTGGTCCTTGTGGACGAGATTGCGTACCGCGGTCACCGAGGCGACCTGGAACACCATTCCGACGGCCTCGCAGACCGGCAGCACGACGAAGAGCAGCCAGACCTGCGGGCCGGCGAGCCAGGCGAGCGGGATCAGGGCGTAGAGCACCAGCCGGACCAGGTCGGCGACGATCATCAGGCGCCGCCGGTCGAACCGGTCGACCAGCACCCCGCCGAACACGCCCGCACCAACCGACGCCGCGCCGGCCACGGCGGTGAGCAGACCCATCCGCGCCACCGACCCGGTGGCGTGCAACACCAGCAACGGCACCGCGATGTAGGCGAAGGAGTCCCCGGCCACCGAGACGGTCTGCGCTATCCAGTACGTCACGAAGGAGCGGTCCCGCCGCAGGGGAGCCGAGTCGGGACCGCCGCTCATCTGCCCGAGACTAGTCCGCCGACGCTGGCGCGGCGGCCCCCACTCGGGGAGACTCGACGGATCGGCCGGCCCCGCTGCGGGCCGCCGGGACGCGACCTGGGAGGGCTGAGCATGCGGATCGCCCTGTTCGTCACCTGCCTCGCCGATACCCTCTTCCCGGAGGCGGCCAAGGCGACCGTACGGCTGTTGGAGCGCCTCGGCCACGAGGTCGTCTTCCCCGAGGACCAGACCTGCTGCGGGCAGATGCACGTCAACACCGGCTACCCGGACGACGCGCTGCGGCTGGTACGCCGGCACGTGCGGGTCTTCGCCCCGTACGACGTGGTGGTCGCCCCCTCGGGTTCGTGCGTCGGGTCGGTGCGCCACCAGCACGCCATGGTGGCCCGGCGGGCGGGCGACGAGCGGCTGGCCAGCCGGGCCGAAGAGGTCGCCGGGCGCACGTACGAGCTCTCCGAGCTGCTCGTCGACGTGCTCGGGGTGACCGACGTGGGGGCGTACTACCCGCACCGGGTGACGTACCACCCGACCTGTCACTCGCTGCGGATGATCCGGGTGGGCGACCGGCCGCTGCGGCTGCTGCGCGAGGTCCGCGGCCTCGACCTGGTGGAGCTGCCGCAGGCCGAGCAGTGCTGCGGCTTCGGCGGCACGTTCGCGGTGAAGAACGCGGACACCTCCACCGCGATGCTGGCCGACAAGATGCGCAACGTGCTGGCCACCCGGGCCGACGTCTGCACCGCGGGAGACGCCTCCTGCCTGATGCACATCGGCGGCGGGCTGTCCCGGCTGAGAGCGGGCGTGCGTACCGTCCATCTGGCCGAGATCCTGGCCAGCACGGAGACCGTCGGCGCGGCGAGGGGGTGAACAGCATGACCCGGACCTTCCTCGGCATGCCGGCGACCGCGCCGCCCGACGTCGGGCACCTGCGTGGTGACGAGCCGTTCCCGGCCGCGGCCCGCCGGGCGCTGGCCGACGCCCAGCTGCGCCGCAACCTGCGCCACGCCACCACGACGATCCGCGCCAAGTCCGGCGCGGTGATCGGCGAGGTGCCGGACTGGCAGGAGCTGCGGGCGGCCGGTTCCGCGATCAAGGCCGACACCATGGCCCGCCTGCCCGAACTCCTCGAACAGTTGGAGGCGGCGGTCACCGCGGCCGGCGGCACGGTGCACTGGGCGGCCGACGCGGTCGAGGCGAACCAGATCGTCACCGACCTGGTCCGGGCCACCGGCGCCGACCGGGTGATGAAGGTCAAGTCGATGGCCACCCAGGAGATCGGCCTCAACGAGGCCCTCGAAGCCGCCGGGATCGAACCGGTCGAGACCGACCTGGCCGAGCTGATCGTCCAGCTCGGACGGGACCGGCCGAGCCACATCCTGGTGCCGGCGATCCACCGCAACCGGGCGGAGATCCGCGAGGTGTTCCTGCGCGAGATGCCCGGCGTCGACCCGGCGCTGACCGACGAGCCGGCGGCGCTCGCCGCGGCGGCCCGCCAGCACCTGCGGCGGACCTTCCTCAGCACCCGGGTGGCCCTCTCCGGGGCGAACTTCGCGGTGGCCGAGACCGGCACCCTCGCCGTGGTCGAGTCTGAGGGCAACGGGCGGATGTGCCTGACGCTGCCGGAGACCCTGATCACCGTGATGGGCGTCGAGAAGGTCATCCCGACCTGGGACGACCTCGGGGTGTTCCTGCAACTGCTGCCCCGGGCGTCGACCGGGGAGCGGATGAACCCGTACACCTCGATGTGGACGGGGGTCACCCCGGGCGACGGGCCGCAGCAGGTGCACCTGGTGCTGCTCGACAACGGCCGCAGCGCGGTGCTCGCCGACGCCGTCGGCCGGCAGGCGTTGCACTGCATCCGCTGCTCCGCCTGCCTCAACGTCTGCCCGGTGTACGAGCGCACCGGCGGGCACGCCTACGGGTCGGTCTATCCAGGGCCGATCGGGGCGGTGCTGTCACCCCAGCTCACCGGGGTGGAGGAGAATGCCTCCCTGCCGTACGCGTCGTCGCTCTGCGGCGCCTGCTACGACGCCTGCCCCGTGAAGATCAACATTCCGGAGCTACTGGTGCACCTGCGCAGCCGGGCCCCCCACCCGCGCAGCGAGGCGGTGGCGATGGCCGCGGCCGCGTACACGATGGACCATCCGCGGCTGTACGCGGCCGCGCAGCGCGCCGCGGGCCTGGGTCGGGTCGCCGGTCGCACCCTGCCCCCGCCGCTGAGCGGGTGGACCGCGAGCCGGGACGTGCCGGCCGCGCCGCCGCAGACCTTTCGGCAGTGGTGGTCGGAGAACCGGAGCGAGTCATGAACGCGCGCGACACCGTCCTGGCCCGGCTGCGGGCCGCCCTGGCGGGGGCCCCACCCGCCGTGCCCGCCCCGGCGCCCGGACACCGCCGCCAGGGCGAGCTGCCGCCGGGGCATCCGGAGCTGGTCGACCTGCTGGCACGGCGGCTGACCGACTACCGGGCCGAGGTGCACCGGGTGGCCGAGGCGGCGGTCGCCGACGCCGTGGCCGACATCCTCGCCAGCACCGGTGGCGCGGCCGTCGTGGTGCCGCCGGGTCTGCCGGCCGGGTGGCGGCCCGGCTCGGTCGAGGTGGTGGTCGACGACGACCTGCCCGCCGACCGGCTGGCGGAGCTGGACGGCGTGGTCACCGCCGCTGCGGTCGCCGTCGCCGAGACCGGCACGATCGTGCTCGACGCCGCCGCGGACCAGGGCCGGCGGGTGATCAGCCTCCTGCCCGACCTGCACGTCTGCGTGGTCCGCCCGGACCAGGTGGTGGCCACCGTGCCGGAGGCCGTCGCCCGGCTCACCCCGGGCCGTCCGCTGACCTGGATCAGCGGCCCGTCGGCCACCAGCGACATCGAACTGAACCGGGTGGAGGGGGTGCACGGCCCACGCCGCCTGCACGTCATCGTCACCGACGAGTGAGCCGTCGGGCGCGGATCAGAGCGGGAAGTACGGGCTGCCGGCCGTCAGCCGCATTGTGAAGCCGTCGGGGCCGCGGTGCATCGCCACGTGGTTGCAGGACTGGTAGGTGATCCAGAGCCCGAGACCGCCGGCCGAGCCGTTGTTGGCCGGGAGCAGCCCGGCGTACGGGTCCTTCGGTCCGTCGCCGGCGTCGCTCACCGTGACCACGATCCGGTCCGCGCCGCTCCACAGCACCATCCGCACCGGCGGAAGGCCGTGGCGCAGGGCGTTGGTCACCGTCTCGCTGACCGCGACGACCAGGTCCTCGACGTCGTCGGCGGGGAGCTGGCCCCGGTGGGCCGCGTGCACCGCGGCGCGAGCCTGCGCCGGCGTCGGGTCGGTCAGCTCGGCCGTGGGTGCCGTCCGCTGCACCGGGTCGAGCAGAATCGGCCGTGGCTCGGTCAGGTAGCTCCTCGGCTCGGTGTACACCCCGGAGGGGACGTGAGTGCCGTCCGGCATGGCGACCCGGGGATGGGTGCGCGCCACGTCCGCGAGCACCCGGGCCGAGGCGATCCGGGTGTCGTACGCGCACATGCTCCAGAGCGGGAAGTCGTCGTAGGCGTAGTTGATCGCGGACTCGTAGCGGGCCCACCAGTCCCAGGTCGAGCCGAGGACGGCCGGGGGCAGCTCGCCGACGATCCGGATCTGCTCGGCGCCGTCCGCCACGTACGAGGCGAGCAGTCGGCGGTAGGAGCGGATCGCGGCGGTCGGCCGGGCGTACACGTCGCCGCCGGGCAGGAACGTCACGCCCGAGCCGGCGGGCAGGGCCCGCCGGACCAGCTCGGCGTTGCGCTCGCCGAAGCCCACCACGGTCGGTTCGCCGGCCTCGACGCCGCCGAGCAGGAAGGGCAGCACCACGGCGAGCAGGTGCTCGTCCGAGTCGAAGAAGATGGCCTCGTGGTAGTAGCCGACGTGGCCGGCGGCGGCGCCCGTTCTCATCGGGCGGCCTCCCCCCGGACCTCGGCGCGGTCCAGCAGCTCCACCCGGCGGGCGGCGGCGGACGTACGCCGGACATCGGTGACGCCGTGCCGCCGGGCGCGGTCGCGCAGGTGCACCAGGCAGACCTGACCGTCCGCCGACGGCGTTGCGTCGCTGGTCACGCCGGGATCCCCATGGCGCCAGTCTATGGTGCTCCGGTGGATCGGCCAGTCGACGCGTCCCCCGGCGCCCGGCGACCGATCCGCGCCGCCCGGGCCCGCCATGCACCACTCCGGGGTGGGCGCGACGGACCGGAGCGGGGGCGGTCAGGCCTGCTCGGCGTACTGGCGGAGGAGGCCCGGCCAGCCGCCGTCGCTGGCCACCGCGTCGCGGACCCGTTCCCAGCCTGCGCCGTGGGCGTCCAGCCGGTCGTGCACCAGGTCGACCCGGGTGCCCCCTTCCACCGGGGTGAAGGTGACCGTGACCCGGCTGCCGGCGGCGTCGGCGGCGGGGACCTGCCACTCGGGGCCGATCAGCCAGGAGAAGGCGAAGGTGTGCGGCGGGTCCCAGGTGAGGACCCGGCCCCAGGTGCAGGTCTCGCCGGACTCGCTCTCCTCGTACACCGCACCGCCGACGCGGGGCTCCAGCCCGACCCGCTTGAGCTCGCCGGGGAGCAGGTGGTGCGAGCGGATCCACCACCGGTCGATGCCGGTGGTGAAGACCTCGTACGCGTGCTCGGGCGTGGCGGCGACCTGCACGCTGGTGCGTACGGCCGCGCTCTGGTCGGTCTCTGCTGCGGTCACTGCTCCTCCTCGGGAGGGTTCTCGGCGGCGTGCGCGAACGCCGCCAGGGCCTGCTGCCAGAACTGGTCGAAGTAGCCGCGTACGGCCGCCAGCCCCTGCGGGTCCAGCGCGTAGACGCGGCGGGTGCCGACGGCCGTCGAGGAGACCAGGGCGGCGTCCTTGAGCACCTTGAGGTGCTGGGACACGGCCGGCCGGCTGACCGGGAGGTCGGCCGCGATCTCGGCGACGGAGCGTGGCCCGGCGGCGAGAAGCTCGAAGACCGCGCGCCGGGTCGGGTCGCCCAGCGCGTCGAGCATCCGTCCTTGGTAAGTGGCCACGAACGGTAAGTCTAGACTTTCCGATGGGCCTGTCAAGACGTTATCGATCCCGCCAGGCGTCGTCGGCGCACTCAGCGAGATATGCCAGCTCGTTCGCGCAGTCGACACCTTGCGGCAATGCATCGGGCCGGAGCTGTGCACGCGCGACCACGAGGCTGCCGTTGATCTCTTCCCTGCACCGATTGGAGAGCCTCAGACATGCGTAGCTTCTGGCGCGGTGCGATCGCGGCGGCCGTAACCACTGCAGTCCTGAGCGGCATCATGGGCGCGAGCAGTGCCTACGCCAACCGTGACGACGACCACGAGGACGGACATGCCAAGGGCCGCAAGTACACGGTCGGCCTCTTCGGCGACATGCCGTACGGCGCGAAGGGGCGGGTCGAGTACCCGCGCCTGATCGCCGACATGAACGACGCCAACCTCGCCTTCTCGATCTTCGATGGTGACCTCAAGGCCGGCGGCGACGGCGCCTGCACGGACGCGCTGTACACCCAGTCGCTCGACTGGTTCAACAGCTTCGACCGCCCGGTCGTCGTGCTACCCGGCGACAACGACTGGACGGACTGCTGGGGACGGTACGGCGCGGGCACCGGAGGGTTCGACGCGCTTGAGCGTCTCGACCACGAGCGGCAGGTCTTCTACCCGACCGACCAGAGCCTCGGGCGTACGACAATGGCCGTGCGGCGGGAGAGCGAGGAGATCGGATACGAGAAGTACCGGGAGAACGTCCGCTGGATCGAGGGCCAAGTGATGTTCATCGGCCTCAACGTCCAGGGCTCCAACGACAACCTGCCGCACGCCGGCGTTGACGGCGAGACCCGGCCGGACAGCGAGATCGCGCGGATGGCCGCCGAGCACCGGGAGCGGGAGGCGGCCAACATCCACTGGCTGCAGAACTCGTACGCCGAGGCCACCCGGCTCGGGCTCAAGGGCGTGCTCGTGGACTGGCAGGCCGACCCGAACTTCAACAACGAGCAGAAGCTGCAGCCCCTGCAGTACGACGGCTACAACGAGATCCTCCCGGAACTGCGCAAGCAGGTGCTCGCGTTCCCCGGCCAGTCGGCGCTCGTCCACGGCGACAGCCACTACTTCAAGGAGGACAAGCCGTTCAGGTACGACAACGGCCAGGTCGTGGCGAAGTTCACCCGGGTTGAGACGTTCGGCGACGGCAACACCCACTGGGTGGCCCTGACCATCGACCCGAACGACCCGAACCTGTTCGAGTTCAGCCCGCGGATCGTGGCCGCCAACGTCAACGACCGCTGATACCCGCCGGCCAAGCAGCCCGCTTGGCTCAGTCCGGGCAACACGGTGACGGGTCCGCGTCCACTGACGCGGGCCCGTCAGCCCCGCACTTGGCACGGCGATCTGTCACCTGGGCTGCCTCCTCGCTGCGGCGATGGTGCTTTTTCGCGCCCGGTGGTGACAGCCCACACGGCCCAGAGCGGCCCGAGCTGATCTTCCTGGGCTTCATAGGCGCTGCGCTGAACCTACGATCATGCGCATGGAGGGTCTCTTCGCCGGCGGCGCGCTGCTCTGCGGCGGGTTCAGTTGTCTGCTGCTGCTCTGCGCCGTCGCAGCGATGTGGGCGGCTTGGCGGCCCGAGAAGCGGAAGTGATGGCGTCACGAGATCCTGACGCTCATCGACGAGGACAGGGACCGGCTCGACCGCGTGACGGTCGTCCCCGGCGCGCAGTTGAGCTGGGATCTGGGGCTCGGCGGCGGGGCGGGGCTGTCAGGGCAGGGGGTGCGAAATGCCCCGAGCGTGGTCGGTGATGGCGGCGCCGACCACCGTGGCGGTCAGCGGCAGCATCTCCAGGCAGCGGCGGACCGCCGCGGCCATCAGCACGTTCGGCACCCGCATCGACAGCGTGCAGTGTGGCACCCAGCGCCCCGGCTGGTAGTGCTCGACCAGCGTGATCCCGGCCTGGGCGAGCCGGTGGTGCACCTGCGCGTGGTGGGCCAGCAGCTCGGCGGTGGGTGCCAGCCCGAGCCAGAGCACCCGGCCGACGAACTGGCCGGCGTGCTGGAACTCCAGCCGCAGCGGCGCGGCGACCACCATCCCGGCCAGCGCGTCGGCGACCTGCTCGGGATCGAAGCGGGCGGCGACCGCGAGCGAGACGTGCGGGCGGTGCCGCTGCTCCAGCAGCGACCGCATGCTCTGCACGCCCTCGGACTCGAGCGCGTCCCAGAGCACCCGGATCCGCCGGGTGGCGTCGGTGTCCAGGTAGAGCTCCAGCGCCGCGACCACGACGATCACCCTAGAGGTCGAGGTTTGCCCGGCTCGGTGGGCGGTACTGCCCACTCGGCACGATAGCGGAGGAGCGTGGTTCGAGTGGACGTCAACGACCTCCTGACCGAGGCGTACGACCGGGTCCCCGAGCTGGTCGGCTCGGCGGTCGACGGGCTCACCCCGGAGCAGTTGCGGCGCGCTCCCGCGCCGGGCGCGAACCCGGTGGGCTGGCTGGTCTGGCACCTGACCCGGATCCAGGACCACCACGTCGCCGACCTGCTCGGCGAGGAGCAGGTCTGGGTCTCCGGGGACTGGGCGGGCCGGTTCGGGTTGCCCGCCGATCCGGACGACACCGGCTACGGCCACACCCCGGCCCGGGTCGCGGCGGTCCGGCCGGACAGCGCGGAGGTGCTCGTCGACTACCACCGGGCGGTGGTGGAGCGTACCCGGGCGTTCCTGCGCGGGCTGCGGCCGGCGGACCTGGACCGGGTCGTGGACGAGGCCTGGGATCCGCCGGTGACCCTCGGCGTCCGGCTGGTCAGCGTGCTGGCGGACGACCTCCAGCATGCCGGCCAGGCCGGCTACGTGCGGGGGCTGATCGAGCGGCGTTGAGAGGGCCCCGGACTATCAGCCCGGCCCACGCCGGTCGCCAGCGAAGACGGGGCGCGTGCCGCCGTCCGGGGCGGCCGTCCGGGTGGTTGCGGTCCCCGCGTCCGCCGGGCGGGACCCTGCGCCCGCGTCGGCTCTCCCGGCACCACCCGCTTCGGCGTCCGCCCGCGGGCGCGGCCGGGCCCCGGCGCCTCTGCTGGCCGCGGTGCCCTGGTCGGCCCCCGCTCGGGAGGCGGCCGGCCGGCGCGGATGAGCCGCCTCGCCCAGCGTGGCAGGGGAAACCGCGGCCGGAGCGTCCGGTCGCCGCCGGGCCGGCGGT
Proteins encoded:
- a CDS encoding HD domain-containing protein, whose translation is MSDDQHLTGAMTFIFEAGVLKRAARTGWWFAGVKHPESIAEHSFRTALIGMMLAAMEGADPARVSMMCVLHDTQETRVTDIPHIAKHYLTAAPNTAVTADQVAACPPAVAEVITAAVAEYEAGETREAVVARDADKLECLVQAVEYRHQGVDNVQRWIDSSCAALQTRSAQRLADAALSGQPLAWLQTPSRTT
- a CDS encoding MFS transporter, whose protein sequence is MSGGPDSAPLRRDRSFVTYWIAQTVSVAGDSFAYIAVPLLVLHATGSVARMGLLTAVAGAASVGAGVFGGVLVDRFDRRRLMIVADLVRLVLYALIPLAWLAGPQVWLLFVVLPVCEAVGMVFQVASVTAVRNLVHKDHITEANGRLHATWAATAVVGPVLAGLVSARFGPAAAVGINAASFALSAAGLWLVRLRSPDTDEAAPRREKALVEFLAGARFLWRQPVLRSLTVLLSVFVFLTFGLTDVLIYHVRHDLGGSDRTVGTVLGLATLGTVAGALLVAPLRRRRGFGVTWIGAHAVCGVAIAGLGLTGSVPAVTVVAAGYLCCVSIGGICSMSLRQEITPDHLLGRVTSAFWSTHFSLGPAGAAALTWAAGRYGVSTVCLVAGAGCLLVAVGGLCTPIRRAAPAAVDDEPTLQPATT
- a CDS encoding (Fe-S)-binding protein; this translates as MRIALFVTCLADTLFPEAAKATVRLLERLGHEVVFPEDQTCCGQMHVNTGYPDDALRLVRRHVRVFAPYDVVVAPSGSCVGSVRHQHAMVARRAGDERLASRAEEVAGRTYELSELLVDVLGVTDVGAYYPHRVTYHPTCHSLRMIRVGDRPLRLLREVRGLDLVELPQAEQCCGFGGTFAVKNADTSTAMLADKMRNVLATRADVCTAGDASCLMHIGGGLSRLRAGVRTVHLAEILASTETVGAARG
- a CDS encoding lactate utilization protein B, with protein sequence MTRTFLGMPATAPPDVGHLRGDEPFPAAARRALADAQLRRNLRHATTTIRAKSGAVIGEVPDWQELRAAGSAIKADTMARLPELLEQLEAAVTAAGGTVHWAADAVEANQIVTDLVRATGADRVMKVKSMATQEIGLNEALEAAGIEPVETDLAELIVQLGRDRPSHILVPAIHRNRAEIREVFLREMPGVDPALTDEPAALAAAARQHLRRTFLSTRVALSGANFAVAETGTLAVVESEGNGRMCLTLPETLITVMGVEKVIPTWDDLGVFLQLLPRASTGERMNPYTSMWTGVTPGDGPQQVHLVLLDNGRSAVLADAVGRQALHCIRCSACLNVCPVYERTGGHAYGSVYPGPIGAVLSPQLTGVEENASLPYASSLCGACYDACPVKINIPELLVHLRSRAPHPRSEAVAMAAAAYTMDHPRLYAAAQRAAGLGRVAGRTLPPPLSGWTASRDVPAAPPQTFRQWWSENRSES
- a CDS encoding LutC/YkgG family protein — protein: MNARDTVLARLRAALAGAPPAVPAPAPGHRRQGELPPGHPELVDLLARRLTDYRAEVHRVAEAAVADAVADILASTGGAAVVVPPGLPAGWRPGSVEVVVDDDLPADRLAELDGVVTAAAVAVAETGTIVLDAAADQGRRVISLLPDLHVCVVRPDQVVATVPEAVARLTPGRPLTWISGPSATSDIELNRVEGVHGPRRLHVIVTDE
- a CDS encoding anti-sigma factor RsbA family regulatory protein, whose translation is MRTGAAAGHVGYYHEAIFFDSDEHLLAVVLPFLLGGVEAGEPTVVGFGERNAELVRRALPAGSGVTFLPGGDVYARPTAAIRSYRRLLASYVADGAEQIRIVGELPPAVLGSTWDWWARYESAINYAYDDFPLWSMCAYDTRIASARVLADVARTHPRVAMPDGTHVPSGVYTEPRSYLTEPRPILLDPVQRTAPTAELTDPTPAQARAAVHAAHRGQLPADDVEDLVVAVSETVTNALRHGLPPVRMVLWSGADRIVVTVSDAGDGPKDPYAGLLPANNGSAGGLGLWITYQSCNHVAMHRGPDGFTMRLTAGSPYFPL
- a CDS encoding SRPBCC family protein, with protein sequence MTAAETDQSAAVRTSVQVAATPEHAYEVFTTGIDRWWIRSHHLLPGELKRVGLEPRVGGAVYEESESGETCTWGRVLTWDPPHTFAFSWLIGPEWQVPAADAAGSRVTVTFTPVEGGTRVDLVHDRLDAHGAGWERVRDAVASDGGWPGLLRQYAEQA
- a CDS encoding ArsR/SmtB family transcription factor, producing the protein MATYQGRMLDALGDPTRRAVFELLAAGPRSVAEIAADLPVSRPAVSQHLKVLKDAALVSSTAVGTRRVYALDPQGLAAVRGYFDQFWQQALAAFAHAAENPPEEEQ
- a CDS encoding 2'-5' RNA ligase family protein, translating into MVAALELYLDTDATRRIRVLWDALESEGVQSMRSLLEQRHRPHVSLAVAARFDPEQVADALAGMVVAAPLRLEFQHAGQFVGRVLWLGLAPTAELLAHHAQVHHRLAQAGITLVEHYQPGRWVPHCTLSMRVPNVLMAAAVRRCLEMLPLTATVVGAAITDHARGISHPLP
- a CDS encoding mycothiol transferase, which produces MDVNDLLTEAYDRVPELVGSAVDGLTPEQLRRAPAPGANPVGWLVWHLTRIQDHHVADLLGEEQVWVSGDWAGRFGLPADPDDTGYGHTPARVAAVRPDSAEVLVDYHRAVVERTRAFLRGLRPADLDRVVDEAWDPPVTLGVRLVSVLADDLQHAGQAGYVRGLIERR